One window of the Pseudomonas lurida genome contains the following:
- a CDS encoding transporter substrate-binding domain-containing protein has translation MSKGYCSALLISAVALIHMGLAQAGAIDDAVRRGVLKVGTTPTYVPFEMTDRQGRIVGFEIDLLKVMSRALGVELELVAVPYTELVAGLLAKKFDLIGSGMTVTQERNLKLNFSDSFIVVGQSVLLHPRHLGKVSSIEDLDDASYRIATTEGTTGEAAARRFLGAARINSFATPEEGVRQVVTGAADAFIHDAPYNLIALGRAENSSLLALEQPFTFEPLAFGVKKGDFDSLNWINHFLNQVAQDGTYDRLHDKWFKDTAWLMEID, from the coding sequence ATGAGCAAAGGCTATTGTTCTGCGCTGTTGATAAGCGCTGTCGCATTGATTCACATGGGCCTGGCACAGGCCGGCGCGATCGACGACGCGGTTCGACGCGGCGTACTCAAAGTCGGCACCACGCCCACCTATGTACCTTTTGAAATGACCGATAGACAGGGGCGCATCGTCGGCTTTGAAATCGACCTGCTCAAGGTCATGAGCCGCGCGTTGGGGGTGGAGCTTGAATTGGTCGCCGTCCCCTACACCGAGTTAGTGGCGGGGCTGCTGGCGAAAAAATTCGACCTGATCGGCAGCGGCATGACCGTCACGCAGGAGCGCAACCTGAAGCTGAATTTCAGCGACTCGTTCATCGTGGTTGGCCAGTCGGTGTTGTTGCATCCCAGGCACCTGGGCAAGGTCAGCAGCATTGAAGACCTGGATGATGCCAGTTACCGGATAGCCACCACCGAAGGCACCACGGGCGAAGCGGCGGCCAGGCGTTTTCTGGGCGCGGCCCGGATCAATAGCTTTGCAACGCCGGAGGAAGGGGTGCGCCAAGTGGTGACAGGTGCGGCCGATGCCTTTATTCATGACGCGCCTTATAACCTCATCGCCCTGGGCCGTGCGGAAAACAGCTCATTGCTGGCGCTGGAGCAACCCTTCACCTTCGAACCCCTGGCATTTGGGGTCAAAAAAGGAGATTTCGACAGCCTCAACTGGATCAACCATTTCCTCAATCAAGTGGCCCAGGACGGGACCTATGATCGCCTGCACGACAAGTGGTTTAAGGACACCGCCTGGTTGATGGAAATCGACTGA
- a CDS encoding transporter substrate-binding domain-containing protein, protein MKKYLSMLLLGVTALVAANAAQAGAIDDAVKRGTLKVGMDPTYMPFEMTDKRGEIIGFEVDILKAMAKSMGVKLELVSTGYDGIIPAFLTGKFDMIGSGMTLTQERNLRLNFSEPFIVVGQTLLIRKELEGTIKSYKDLNDEKYRLTSKLGTTGEMVAKKLISKAKYHGYDNEQEGVLDVVNGKADAFVYDAPYNVVAEKKVGNGKLVFLDEPFTFEPLAFGLKKGDYDSINFINNFLHQIRNDGTYDRIHDKWFKSSEWLKDME, encoded by the coding sequence ATGAAAAAGTATCTTTCGATGCTGCTGCTTGGCGTCACCGCGCTGGTCGCGGCCAATGCTGCCCAGGCGGGTGCTATCGATGATGCGGTCAAGCGCGGCACGCTGAAAGTCGGCATGGACCCGACCTACATGCCGTTCGAAATGACAGACAAGCGCGGCGAAATCATCGGTTTTGAAGTCGACATCCTCAAGGCCATGGCCAAGTCCATGGGCGTCAAGCTGGAACTGGTGTCCACCGGCTACGACGGCATCATCCCGGCCTTCCTGACCGGTAAGTTCGACATGATCGGCAGCGGCATGACCCTGACCCAGGAACGCAACCTGCGCCTGAACTTCAGCGAACCCTTTATCGTGGTCGGCCAGACCCTGCTGATCCGCAAGGAGCTGGAAGGCACCATCAAGTCGTACAAAGACCTGAACGACGAGAAGTACCGCCTGACCTCCAAGCTGGGCACCACCGGTGAGATGGTCGCCAAGAAGCTGATCTCCAAAGCCAAGTACCACGGCTATGACAACGAGCAGGAAGGCGTGCTGGACGTGGTCAACGGCAAGGCCGATGCCTTTGTGTATGACGCGCCTTACAACGTGGTTGCCGAGAAGAAAGTCGGCAACGGCAAGCTGGTGTTCCTGGACGAACCCTTCACCTTCGAGCCGTTGGCGTTCGGCCTGAAGAAAGGCGACTACGACAGCATCAACTTCATCAACAACTTCCTGCACCAGATCCGTAACGACGGCACCTACGATCGCATCCATGACAAGTGGTTCAAGAGCTCCGAGTGGCTCAAGGACATGGAATAA
- a CDS encoding amino acid ABC transporter permease, protein MKQKKAQWPWHLLTVVVLVGLAGALYYATSLMSYEWRWNRVPQYFAYQAETSQRAADISTVVELVRKGDVAEVTLRNDAGAEQTLTVAENSLQVARGDDVAEGDVVGVTRQWALGPLMWGLWTTLWLSVVSGILGLVIGLATGLCRLSSNPTLRDLSTIYVELVRGTPLLVQIFIFYFFIGTVLNLSREFAGIAALSLFTGAYVAEIVRAGVQSITRGQNEAARSLGLSASQSMRHVVLPQAFKRVLPPLAGQFISLVKDTSLVSVIAITELLKSGREVITTSFSPFEILFCVAGLYLLINLPLSKMASRLERRLAQSD, encoded by the coding sequence ATGAAACAGAAAAAAGCCCAATGGCCCTGGCACCTGCTGACCGTGGTCGTGCTTGTCGGCCTGGCCGGCGCCTTGTACTACGCCACCTCGCTGATGTCCTACGAGTGGCGCTGGAACCGCGTACCGCAGTACTTCGCCTACCAGGCCGAAACGTCGCAGCGCGCGGCTGACATCTCCACGGTGGTCGAGTTGGTGCGCAAAGGCGATGTGGCCGAGGTGACCCTGCGCAACGACGCAGGCGCCGAGCAAACGCTGACCGTTGCCGAGAACAGCCTGCAAGTGGCGCGCGGCGACGATGTCGCAGAAGGCGATGTGGTCGGTGTGACCCGGCAGTGGGCGCTGGGGCCGCTGATGTGGGGCTTGTGGACCACGCTGTGGCTGTCGGTGGTGTCGGGCATCCTGGGCCTGGTGATTGGCCTGGCGACCGGCTTGTGCCGTTTGTCCAGCAACCCGACCCTGCGGGATCTGTCGACGATCTACGTCGAACTGGTACGCGGTACGCCGCTATTGGTGCAGATCTTCATTTTCTATTTCTTTATCGGTACGGTGCTCAACCTGTCCCGGGAGTTCGCCGGGATCGCCGCGCTGTCGCTGTTCACCGGCGCCTATGTGGCGGAAATCGTCCGCGCCGGCGTGCAGTCCATCACCCGTGGCCAGAATGAAGCCGCGCGGTCCCTGGGCCTGAGTGCCAGCCAGTCAATGCGCCACGTGGTGTTGCCGCAGGCCTTCAAGCGCGTGCTGCCGCCGCTGGCCGGGCAATTTATCAGCCTGGTGAAAGACACGTCCCTGGTCTCGGTGATCGCGATTACCGAGCTGCTCAAGAGCGGCCGTGAAGTGATCACAACCTCGTTCTCGCCGTTTGAAATCCTGTTCTGCGTCGCAGGCCTGTACCTGCTGATCAACCTGCCGCTGTCGAAAATGGCCAGCCGGCTTGAGCGGAGGCTCGCGCAAAGTGATTGA
- a CDS encoding amino acid ABC transporter ATP-binding protein → MIEVRDLVKVFDTRGHVVRAVDHVTTQVAKGEVLVVIGPSGSGKSTFLRCLNGLEAFDSGSVSIDGLQLADPKTDVNAYRREVGMVFQHFNLFPHMTVLENLCLAQKVVRKRGKQEREAKALALLEKVGIAQKANEFPSRLSGGQQQRVAIARALAMEPKVMLFDEPTSALDPEMVGEVLDVMKTLALEGMTMVCVTHEMGFAREVADRVLFFDHGKLLEDAAPAEFFDSPKDPRAQAFLRQVL, encoded by the coding sequence GTGATTGAAGTCCGCGATCTGGTAAAAGTCTTCGACACCCGTGGCCACGTGGTCCGCGCGGTGGACCACGTCACCACCCAGGTGGCCAAGGGCGAAGTCCTGGTGGTGATCGGCCCGTCCGGCTCCGGCAAGTCCACGTTCCTGCGCTGCCTTAATGGCCTGGAAGCGTTCGACTCAGGCTCGGTGAGCATCGACGGCCTGCAACTGGCTGATCCGAAAACCGACGTGAACGCCTACCGCCGTGAAGTCGGCATGGTGTTCCAGCACTTCAACCTGTTCCCACACATGACCGTGCTCGAAAACCTGTGCCTGGCGCAAAAAGTCGTGCGCAAGCGCGGTAAGCAGGAACGTGAGGCCAAGGCCCTGGCGCTGTTGGAAAAGGTTGGTATTGCACAGAAGGCCAATGAGTTTCCCTCTCGCTTGTCCGGCGGCCAACAGCAGCGGGTCGCCATCGCCCGCGCCCTGGCAATGGAACCCAAGGTGATGCTCTTTGATGAGCCTACCTCGGCGCTGGACCCGGAAATGGTCGGCGAAGTGCTGGACGTGATGAAGACCCTGGCCCTGGAAGGCATGACCATGGTCTGCGTCACCCACGAAATGGGCTTTGCCCGTGAAGTGGCTGATCGGGTGCTGTTCTTCGACCATGGCAAGTTGCTGGAGGATGCAGCCCCGGCCGAGTTCTTCGACTCACCGAAAGACCCACGGGCGCAGGCGTTCCTGCGCCAGGTGTTGTAA
- a CDS encoding methyl-accepting chemotaxis protein — MFSPLTRLLADASVHLKLALGFGLVLILSFAIAVTGWQALNALLFRSSNLTTLGQMAVVAEAMRADRIVYRTLADIASLGKMEQQIAHIDRHLDHLSNRVKDPDDLQRIQEAQGLANHFKTALVELPPLIEQREGTRPPLHATALQASDTLTRLAIELPDQNDRQALDAVENLRQAMELAEDRTQSPAWAAESLPAYADTVDKTLDALDVAQAAVAQLPADSTLLETDLTNYRTQLIALKDAQLTTETAQNRFEQQLNQLLEHTESVSQSQALQRDREADATRTLLISVTVAALLLGTLAAWWIARQIAVPLREVLLSAHRIAHGDLSHDIQIERRDELGQLQHTFSDMTRSLRRLISGIGDSAHHIASAATQLSAVTEQTRTGIINQKSETDQVATAMNEMLATAQEVARHAEQASIAANEADLQASAGDNVVAQAIEQIGQLADEMALSGRAMLALQHESQKIGSVLDVIKSVSQQTNLLALNAAIEAARAGTAGEGFAVVADEVRSLAQRTQESAEEIEGLILGLNTGTQQVADIMDSSRHLTDCSVGLTRDAGDALAAIARTVSVIQAMNPQIAAAAEQQSAVAEEINCSVLKVRDVSEQTAAASEETAAASAQLMGLSLDLQTLVGKFRL; from the coding sequence ATGTTTTCTCCGCTCACCCGCTTGCTGGCCGACGCCAGCGTCCACCTCAAGCTCGCCCTGGGATTTGGCCTGGTGCTGATCCTCAGCTTCGCCATCGCCGTGACCGGTTGGCAAGCCTTGAATGCCTTGCTGTTTCGTTCAAGCAACCTGACGACCTTGGGCCAGATGGCTGTCGTGGCCGAAGCCATGCGCGCAGACCGTATCGTTTACCGAACGCTTGCGGACATCGCCAGCCTGGGAAAAATGGAACAACAGATTGCCCACATCGATCGACACTTGGACCACCTGTCGAACCGAGTGAAAGACCCGGATGACCTGCAACGTATCCAGGAAGCGCAAGGCCTGGCCAACCACTTCAAAACGGCACTGGTGGAACTGCCACCCTTGATCGAACAGCGCGAAGGCACGCGGCCGCCCCTGCATGCGACGGCGCTCCAGGCCAGTGACACCCTCACACGATTGGCCATTGAATTGCCTGACCAGAATGACCGGCAGGCGCTGGATGCGGTAGAAAATCTGCGCCAGGCCATGGAGCTGGCCGAGGATCGGACCCAAAGCCCTGCCTGGGCAGCCGAGTCTCTGCCAGCCTATGCCGACACCGTCGACAAGACCCTCGACGCCTTGGACGTCGCCCAGGCCGCCGTGGCTCAGTTGCCGGCCGACTCCACCCTGCTTGAAACCGACCTGACGAACTATCGTACGCAACTCATAGCGCTCAAGGACGCTCAACTCACCACAGAAACTGCGCAGAATCGGTTTGAACAGCAGCTCAACCAGTTGCTCGAACACACCGAGTCAGTCAGCCAGAGCCAGGCCCTCCAACGCGACAGGGAAGCGGACGCCACGCGAACACTGCTCATCAGCGTCACGGTGGCCGCCCTGCTGCTTGGTACCCTGGCGGCGTGGTGGATCGCTCGGCAGATCGCTGTGCCACTGCGCGAGGTGTTGTTATCCGCCCATCGCATCGCGCACGGCGATCTCAGTCACGATATCCAGATAGAGCGCCGCGATGAGTTGGGCCAGTTGCAACACACCTTCAGTGACATGACCCGCAGCCTGCGTAGGCTGATCAGCGGCATCGGTGACAGCGCCCACCATATCGCCAGTGCCGCCACGCAGCTATCGGCAGTCACCGAGCAGACCCGCACCGGCATCATCAACCAGAAAAGCGAAACCGATCAGGTGGCTACCGCCATGAACGAAATGCTCGCCACCGCCCAGGAAGTCGCCCGACACGCCGAGCAAGCGTCAATCGCGGCGAATGAAGCCGACCTGCAAGCCAGTGCTGGGGACAACGTGGTGGCGCAGGCCATTGAACAGATTGGCCAGTTGGCGGATGAGATGGCCCTTTCGGGCCGAGCGATGCTGGCGTTGCAACACGAAAGCCAGAAGATCGGCAGCGTGCTGGACGTGATCAAGTCGGTCTCTCAACAAACCAACCTGCTGGCGCTGAATGCCGCCATTGAGGCGGCACGCGCCGGCACGGCTGGCGAAGGGTTTGCCGTAGTGGCCGATGAAGTGCGCAGCCTGGCCCAGCGCACCCAGGAATCGGCGGAAGAAATCGAAGGGCTGATCCTTGGCCTGAACACCGGCACCCAGCAGGTGGCGGATATCATGGACAGTAGCCGCCACCTTACCGACTGCAGTGTCGGCCTGACCCGCGACGCCGGCGACGCATTGGCGGCGATTGCCCGCACGGTCTCCGTCATCCAGGCAATGAACCCGCAGATTGCCGCCGCCGCCGAGCAGCAGAGCGCGGTGGCCGAAGAGATCAATTGCAGTGTGTTGAAGGTGCGTGATGTATCAGAGCAAACAGCCGCCGCCAGCGAGGAAACGGCGGCGGCGAGCGCTCAGTTGATGGGGCTGAGCCTGGACCTGCAAACCCTGGTCGGCAAGTTCAGGCTCTGA
- a CDS encoding methyl-accepting chemotaxis protein codes for MQSMTVGLRELIGGISDGVTQIASAAEQLSAVTEQTSAGVNSQKVETDQVATAMNEMAATVQEVARNAEEASEAAVAADQQAREGDKVVGEAIAQIERLATEVGNSTVAMGDLKRESDKIGSVLDVIKSVAQQTNLLALNAAIEAARAGEAGRGFAVVADEVRSLAQRTQKSTEEIEELIVGLQNGTQQVATIMDNSRGLTDSSVELTRRAGSALASITRTVSTIQAMNSQIATAAEQQSAVAEEINRSVLNVRDVSEQTSSASEETAASSAELARLGIYLQTLVGRFRI; via the coding sequence ATGCAAAGCATGACCGTCGGCCTGCGTGAGCTGATCGGTGGTATCAGCGATGGCGTCACCCAGATCGCCAGCGCCGCCGAACAACTGTCGGCCGTGACCGAACAGACCAGCGCCGGGGTCAACAGCCAGAAGGTCGAGACCGACCAGGTGGCCACCGCCATGAACGAGATGGCCGCTACCGTGCAGGAAGTTGCGCGCAACGCCGAGGAAGCCTCCGAGGCCGCCGTGGCCGCTGACCAGCAGGCCCGTGAAGGCGACAAAGTGGTCGGCGAAGCCATCGCCCAGATCGAACGCCTGGCCACCGAAGTGGGTAACTCCACCGTGGCCATGGGCGATCTGAAACGCGAAAGCGACAAGATCGGCAGCGTGCTCGACGTGATCAAGTCCGTGGCCCAGCAAACCAACCTGCTGGCCCTCAACGCCGCGATTGAAGCTGCGCGTGCCGGTGAAGCCGGGCGTGGCTTCGCGGTAGTGGCCGACGAGGTGCGTAGCCTGGCCCAGCGCACGCAGAAGTCCACGGAAGAGATCGAGGAGCTGATCGTCGGCCTGCAAAACGGCACGCAGCAGGTGGCGACCATCATGGACAACAGCCGTGGCCTCACCGACAGCAGCGTCGAATTGACCCGCCGGGCCGGTAGCGCCTTGGCGAGCATCACTCGTACGGTCTCGACTATCCAGGCGATGAACTCGCAGATCGCCACCGCCGCCGAGCAGCAAAGTGCAGTGGCCGAAGAAATCAACCGCAGTGTGTTGAACGTGCGCGATGTGTCGGAACAAACCTCGTCGGCCAGTGAAGAGACCGCCGCATCCAGCGCCGAACTGGCACGCCTGGGTATTTATCTGCAAACACTGGTCGGGCGTTTCCGCATCTAA
- a CDS encoding 16S rRNA (uracil(1498)-N(3))-methyltransferase produces the protein MNLLLLEEADFIAADRVVLRDRRLVHMQEVHRAAVGDSLRVGRIGGLMGNAQLVRLEAREAELQVSFDQPPPAKLPLTLLLALPRPKMLRRVLQTVAAMGVPKVVLVNSYRVEKSFWQTPFLEPEAIREQLILGLEQARDTVLPEIVIEKRFKPFVEDRLPAMTEGTLGLVGHPGDYPACPRGLEEPVTLAIGPEGGWIPYEVDLLAKAGLQPVQLGARILRVETAVTALLARLF, from the coding sequence GTGAACCTGCTGCTGCTGGAAGAGGCCGACTTTATCGCGGCCGACCGCGTGGTGCTGCGCGATAGGCGCCTGGTGCACATGCAGGAAGTCCACCGCGCGGCCGTCGGCGACAGCCTGCGCGTCGGCCGCATCGGCGGGTTGATGGGCAATGCGCAACTCGTGCGCCTGGAAGCCCGTGAAGCCGAACTGCAGGTGAGTTTCGACCAGCCCCCGCCCGCCAAGCTGCCGCTGACGCTGCTACTGGCCCTGCCGCGCCCGAAAATGCTGCGTCGGGTGCTGCAGACTGTGGCCGCCATGGGTGTGCCCAAGGTCGTACTGGTCAACAGCTACCGGGTCGAAAAGAGCTTCTGGCAAACCCCGTTCCTGGAGCCCGAGGCGATTCGCGAGCAACTGATCCTCGGCCTTGAACAAGCGCGGGACACGGTTCTGCCCGAGATCGTCATCGAAAAGCGCTTCAAACCGTTCGTCGAAGACCGCCTGCCGGCCATGACCGAAGGCACCCTGGGCCTAGTCGGCCACCCGGGCGATTACCCCGCGTGCCCACGTGGGCTGGAGGAGCCAGTGACACTGGCAATCGGCCCGGAAGGCGGCTGGATCCCCTACGAAGTCGACCTGCTGGCCAAAGCCGGATTACAGCCCGTACAGCTCGGTGCACGCATCCTGCGCGTCGAAACCGCCGTCACCGCCCTGCTCGCGAGACTGTTCTAA
- the tatC gene encoding twin-arginine translocase subunit TatC, giving the protein MSADKPENDQHMPLVSHLTELRTRLLRCVAAIFIIFAGLFAFTQQIYTFVSTPLRQYLPAGATMIATDVSSPFLTPLKLTMMVSLFLAIPVILHQIWGFIAPGLYKHEKRIAVPLLVSSILLFYTGMAFAYFLVFPLIFKFFAAATPAGVEMMTDITSYLDFVMTLFFAFGVAFEIPVAVVLLVWIGVVDVKYLKKIRPYVIIGCFVVGMILTPPDIFSQTLLAVPMWMLFEIGILFSGLISKRGEHPDDQPDDQPPATQP; this is encoded by the coding sequence ATGAGCGCTGATAAACCGGAAAACGACCAGCATATGCCACTGGTCTCGCACCTCACCGAGCTGCGTACCCGCCTGCTGCGTTGCGTAGCGGCCATCTTCATCATCTTTGCCGGGTTGTTTGCCTTCACCCAGCAGATCTATACGTTCGTCTCGACGCCACTGCGCCAGTATCTGCCAGCGGGTGCGACGATGATCGCCACCGATGTGTCATCGCCCTTCCTCACGCCGTTGAAGCTGACCATGATGGTCTCGCTGTTCCTGGCGATCCCGGTGATCCTGCACCAGATCTGGGGCTTTATCGCACCGGGCCTGTACAAGCATGAGAAGCGCATCGCCGTGCCGTTGCTGGTGTCGAGCATCCTGCTGTTCTACACCGGCATGGCGTTCGCCTACTTCCTGGTGTTCCCGCTGATCTTCAAGTTCTTCGCCGCCGCCACCCCGGCCGGGGTGGAAATGATGACGGACATCACCAGCTACCTCGACTTCGTGATGACGCTGTTCTTCGCCTTTGGCGTTGCCTTCGAGATCCCGGTGGCCGTGGTACTGCTGGTATGGATCGGCGTGGTCGACGTGAAGTACCTGAAGAAAATCCGTCCGTACGTGATCATCGGCTGCTTCGTGGTCGGCATGATCCTCACGCCGCCGGACATCTTCTCCCAGACATTGCTGGCTGTGCCGATGTGGATGCTGTTCGAGATTGGCATCCTGTTCAGCGGCTTGATCAGCAAGCGCGGCGAACACCCGGATGACCAGCCCGACGACCAGCCGCCAGCGACCCAGCCGTGA
- the tatB gene encoding Sec-independent protein translocase protein TatB encodes MFGISFSELLLVGLVALLVLGPERLPGAARTAGLWIGRLKRSFNAIKQEVEREIGADEIRRQLHNEHILSLEQEARKILSPVQEPAKPAAPVGDNSTVPGATEAAPVAPTAPTEPAPTPAASPAPHDPTLPPRAP; translated from the coding sequence ATGTTTGGTATCAGCTTCTCTGAACTGCTCCTCGTCGGCCTTGTGGCCCTGCTGGTACTGGGGCCGGAACGCCTGCCCGGTGCCGCGCGCACGGCCGGCCTATGGATCGGGCGCCTGAAACGCAGTTTCAACGCCATCAAACAGGAAGTTGAACGGGAAATCGGTGCCGACGAGATCCGCCGGCAACTGCACAACGAACACATTCTGTCGTTGGAGCAGGAAGCACGGAAGATCCTGTCGCCCGTGCAGGAGCCCGCCAAGCCGGCGGCGCCTGTGGGCGACAACAGCACCGTGCCTGGCGCGACTGAAGCAGCACCCGTGGCACCAACCGCGCCAACCGAGCCTGCGCCGACGCCTGCCGCGTCGCCCGCGCCCCATGACCCTACATTGCCGCCGCGAGCCCCATGA
- a CDS encoding twin-arginine translocase TatA/TatE family subunit, with protein sequence MGIFDWKHWIVILVVVVLVFGTKKLKNLGTDVGESIKGFRKAMNDDEKPAEPAANPVPPAQPVHPQATQPITERRTFDVQAEKVEEPTRKDS encoded by the coding sequence ATGGGCATTTTTGACTGGAAACACTGGATCGTCATTCTGGTGGTAGTGGTACTGGTGTTCGGCACCAAGAAACTCAAGAACCTGGGCACTGACGTGGGCGAATCGATCAAGGGCTTCCGCAAAGCCATGAACGACGATGAAAAGCCCGCCGAACCTGCCGCCAACCCGGTACCGCCGGCGCAGCCTGTGCACCCCCAGGCCACCCAGCCGATCACCGAGCGTCGTACCTTCGACGTACAGGCTGAGAAAGTCGAAGAGCCGACCCGCAAAGACTCGTGA
- a CDS encoding phosphoribosyl-ATP diphosphatase: MSDTLNRVAQVLEDRKGADADSSYVASLYHKGLNKILEKLGEESVETIIAAKDAQISGDCSDVIYETADLWFHSLVMLAQLGQHPQAVLDELDRRFGLSGHAEKASRPSA, encoded by the coding sequence ATGAGCGATACCCTCAACCGCGTGGCACAGGTGCTCGAAGACCGCAAAGGCGCGGACGCCGACAGCTCCTATGTCGCCAGCCTGTACCACAAGGGCTTGAACAAGATCCTGGAAAAACTCGGCGAAGAATCCGTCGAGACCATCATCGCCGCCAAGGACGCGCAAATCAGCGGCGACTGCAGCGATGTCATCTACGAAACCGCCGACCTATGGTTCCATAGCCTGGTCATGCTCGCCCAACTGGGGCAGCATCCGCAGGCAGTGCTGGATGAACTGGACCGTCGCTTCGGCTTGTCAGGGCATGCCGAGAAGGCCTCGCGCCCGTCCGCCTGA
- the hisI gene encoding phosphoribosyl-AMP cyclohydrolase: MKDWLDEIKWDSDGLVPAIAQDYKTGRVLMMAWMNREALSLTATEQRAIYWSRSRGKLWRKGEESGHVQTLHEMRIDCDADVVILKVEQIGDIACHTGRHSCFYRVFENGEWKVVEPVLKDPHAIYSAGH; the protein is encoded by the coding sequence ATGAAAGACTGGCTGGACGAGATCAAGTGGGACAGTGACGGCCTGGTGCCGGCCATTGCCCAGGACTACAAGACCGGGCGCGTGTTGATGATGGCCTGGATGAACCGCGAGGCCCTGAGCCTCACCGCCACTGAGCAGCGCGCCATCTACTGGTCACGCTCGCGTGGCAAACTGTGGCGCAAGGGCGAAGAGTCCGGGCACGTGCAGACCCTGCACGAGATGCGCATCGACTGCGACGCCGACGTGGTGATCCTCAAGGTCGAGCAGATCGGCGACATCGCTTGCCACACCGGCCGACACAGCTGCTTCTATCGCGTATTCGAGAATGGCGAATGGAAGGTTGTGGAACCGGTGCTCAAAGACCCGCACGCCATCTACTCCGCAGGACACTAG